The Pseudomonas wenzhouensis genome has a segment encoding these proteins:
- a CDS encoding cryptochrome/photolyase family protein, with product MSARRLILILGDQLTPGLGGLADIDPLRDHVLLAEVMEEAIHVPHHPKKIALIFSAMRHFAEALRQQGIRVHYVALDDPDNSGSLPGELLRWTQRLNPAEVHLTECGDWRLEQALRHCGVPIHWHPDSRFLCSREAFADWAKGRKQLRMEFFYREMRRASGLLLNPDGTPEGGAWNFDADNRKALPKGVHPPAPLRIEPDAITTEVLALVARRFTHHYGRLDGFDYPVTAEQAERLWQHFLARGLADFGDYQDAMADDEPFLFHSRISAALNIGLLDMRQLCADVEAAYRAGDVPLNAAEGFIRQLIGWREYVRGIYWLRMPEYAEGNRFGNSRALPAFYWTGKTRMNCMRQAIGQTLEHAYAHHIQRLMVTGNFALLAGIGPKAICDWYLAVYMDAFDWVELPNTLGMVMHADGGYLGSKPYCASGQYIKRMSNHCQGCSYKVSESTGESACPFNSLYWHFLMRHREPLERNPRIGMVYRNLARMPEAKQQALWDWGERLLAKLDAGEML from the coding sequence GTGAGTGCACGCCGTCTGATTCTGATCCTGGGGGATCAGCTCACCCCAGGCCTCGGAGGCCTGGCAGATATCGACCCGTTACGGGATCACGTACTGCTGGCCGAGGTGATGGAAGAGGCCATACATGTGCCGCATCACCCGAAGAAGATCGCGTTGATCTTCAGCGCCATGCGCCACTTTGCCGAGGCGCTGCGTCAGCAGGGCATCAGGGTGCATTACGTGGCCCTGGATGACCCTGACAACAGCGGCTCCCTGCCGGGCGAACTGCTGCGCTGGACGCAGCGACTCAACCCGGCCGAGGTGCACCTGACCGAATGCGGCGACTGGCGCCTGGAGCAGGCGCTGCGTCATTGTGGCGTCCCGATTCACTGGCACCCGGACAGTCGCTTTCTCTGCAGCCGCGAGGCTTTCGCCGACTGGGCCAAGGGGCGCAAGCAGTTGCGCATGGAGTTCTTCTACCGTGAGATGCGCCGCGCCAGCGGTCTGCTGCTCAACCCCGATGGCACGCCCGAGGGTGGCGCGTGGAACTTCGATGCCGATAACCGCAAGGCATTGCCTAAAGGTGTACATCCGCCGGCACCCCTGCGCATTGAGCCGGATGCCATCACGACCGAGGTGCTGGCGCTGGTGGCACGGCGATTTACCCATCACTACGGCCGTCTGGACGGTTTCGACTATCCGGTGACTGCCGAGCAGGCCGAGCGTCTCTGGCAGCATTTTCTCGCCCGTGGCCTGGCGGATTTTGGCGATTATCAGGACGCCATGGCCGATGACGAACCCTTCCTGTTTCACTCGCGCATCAGCGCCGCACTGAACATTGGCCTGCTCGACATGCGCCAGCTCTGTGCCGATGTCGAGGCGGCCTATCGCGCCGGTGACGTGCCGCTGAACGCTGCCGAAGGCTTCATTCGCCAGTTGATCGGCTGGCGCGAGTATGTGCGCGGCATCTACTGGCTGCGCATGCCGGAGTACGCCGAGGGCAACCGCTTCGGCAATTCACGGGCGCTGCCGGCGTTCTACTGGACCGGCAAGACGCGTATGAACTGCATGCGTCAGGCCATCGGCCAGACGCTGGAGCATGCCTACGCGCACCATATCCAGCGGCTGATGGTCACCGGCAACTTCGCCCTGCTCGCCGGCATTGGGCCCAAGGCCATCTGCGACTGGTACCTGGCCGTGTACATGGACGCCTTCGACTGGGTCGAGCTGCCCAATACCCTGGGTATGGTGATGCACGCCGATGGCGGCTACCTCGGCTCCAAGCCCTACTGCGCCAGCGGCCAGTACATCAAGCGCATGTCCAACCATTGCCAGGGCTGCAGCTACAAGGTCAGCGAGAGCACGGGCGAGTCGGCTTGCCCGTTCAATTCGCTGTACTGGCACTTTCTCATGCGTCATCGCGAGCCGCTGGAGCGCAACCCGCGTATCGGCATGGTCTATCGCAATCTGGCGCGCATGCCCGAAGCCAAGCAGCAGGCACTGTGGGACTGGGGCGAGCGACTGCTGGCAAAACTCGATGCCGGAGAGATGCTGTGA
- a CDS encoding DUF2256 domain-containing protein produces MKKSELPVKTCAVCGLPFTWRKKWARCWDEVRYCSERCRRSR; encoded by the coding sequence GTGAAAAAGAGCGAGCTGCCGGTGAAGACCTGCGCGGTGTGCGGCCTGCCGTTCACCTGGCGCAAGAAATGGGCGCGGTGCTGGGACGAGGTGCGCTACTGCTCCGAGCGTTGCCGGCGTTCGCGCTGA
- a CDS encoding methyl-accepting chemotaxis protein has translation MQGNLRDTIEQIADASNQLASAAEQLSAVTDSSAQNLHRQSLEVDQAATAVTEMSSAVEEVARNAASASESSSESGRIARQGSERITQTLSSINQLAKNVDATSNNFGQLAGKIRGISQVLDVIRSIAEQTNLLALNAAIEAARAGEAGRGFAVVADEVRALAHKTGQSTREIETMISTVQHDTEQAVRAMESSNGLAKQTLDIAEGAGSALDQIIQSIAEIGDRNLVIASATEQQAHVAREVDRNLINIRDLSLQNSAGSEQTSTASRALSGLAANMQGMVARFQV, from the coding sequence ATGCAAGGCAACCTTCGCGACACCATTGAACAGATCGCAGATGCCTCCAACCAACTGGCCTCGGCGGCCGAGCAATTGAGCGCCGTCACCGACAGCAGCGCGCAGAACCTGCACCGGCAAAGCCTGGAAGTCGACCAGGCTGCCACCGCTGTCACCGAAATGAGCAGCGCAGTGGAGGAAGTGGCACGCAACGCCGCCAGCGCCTCGGAAAGCTCCAGCGAGTCCGGGCGCATCGCCCGCCAGGGTAGCGAGCGCATTACCCAGACGCTGTCGTCGATCAACCAGTTGGCCAAGAACGTCGACGCCACCTCGAACAACTTCGGCCAACTGGCGGGCAAGATCCGGGGCATCAGCCAGGTACTCGATGTGATTCGCAGCATCGCCGAACAAACCAACCTGCTGGCCCTCAACGCCGCCATCGAGGCTGCACGCGCTGGCGAAGCAGGTCGCGGCTTCGCCGTGGTCGCCGATGAAGTGCGCGCCCTGGCGCACAAGACCGGGCAGTCGACCCGTGAGATCGAGACCATGATCAGCACCGTGCAGCACGATACCGAACAGGCCGTGCGTGCGATGGAGTCGAGCAATGGCCTGGCCAAGCAGACGCTGGATATCGCCGAAGGTGCAGGATCAGCACTGGATCAGATCATCCAGTCGATTGCCGAGATCGGCGACCGCAACCTGGTGATCGCCAGTGCCACCGAACAGCAGGCCCATGTCGCCCGCGAAGTGGATCGCAACCTGATCAATATTCGCGACCTGTCGTTGCAGAACTCGGCCGGTTCGGAACAGACCAGCACTGCCAGCCGAGCGCTGTCTGGCCTGGCCGCCAACATGCAGGGCATGGTCGCGCGCTTTCAGGTCTGA
- a CDS encoding HD domain-containing phosphohydrolase: MLSKDFSQSRVVIVDDVVANSRLLESSLKAFGMRNTVSFSDSAAALDWLQHNPWNLLLLDLDMPAPNGFDILRALSERDRSSNPIIIITALNDSVSRRTGLELGANDYLSKPVDLPEAILRVRSNLQLSQASQALQETNMALEQRVRERTAQLNQSYGALVRTLCRASAYRDSETGNHIVRIGESAALIAEAHGMSPEWVELMRQAAPMHDVGKIGIADHILLKPGPLNEEERQLMQQHPAIGHSILTDQHASALTDLAAEIALSHHEKWDGSGYPNGLKGEQIPLSGRIVAICDVYDALRMPRPYKEPWPIEKAQAYIREQAGKHFDPQLVALAESLYEKIEALQHGLSDCVQGD; this comes from the coding sequence ATGCTGTCTAAAGACTTCAGCCAGTCACGCGTCGTCATCGTAGATGACGTGGTGGCCAACAGCCGCCTGCTGGAATCCAGCCTCAAGGCCTTTGGCATGCGCAACACCGTCAGCTTCTCCGACTCGGCCGCCGCGCTGGACTGGCTGCAGCACAACCCCTGGAACCTGCTGCTGCTGGATTTGGACATGCCGGCGCCGAATGGCTTCGACATCCTCCGCGCCCTGTCTGAGCGTGATCGCAGCAGCAACCCGATCATCATCATCACCGCGCTGAACGATAGCGTCAGCCGCCGTACCGGCCTGGAGCTGGGGGCAAACGACTACCTGAGCAAACCGGTCGATCTGCCCGAGGCAATCCTGCGGGTGCGCAGCAATCTGCAGCTGAGCCAGGCCAGCCAGGCCCTGCAGGAAACCAACATGGCCCTGGAGCAGCGCGTACGCGAACGCACAGCCCAGCTGAACCAGAGCTATGGTGCGCTGGTGCGTACCCTGTGCCGGGCATCGGCCTACAGAGACAGCGAGACCGGTAACCACATCGTCCGTATCGGCGAGTCCGCCGCGCTGATTGCCGAGGCTCACGGCATGAGCCCGGAGTGGGTCGAACTGATGCGCCAGGCTGCACCGATGCACGATGTCGGCAAGATCGGCATCGCTGACCATATCCTGCTCAAGCCCGGCCCACTGAACGAGGAGGAGCGTCAGCTGATGCAGCAGCATCCGGCAATCGGCCACTCCATCCTCACCGACCAGCACGCCTCTGCGCTCACCGACCTGGCAGCCGAAATTGCCCTGAGCCACCACGAGAAATGGGACGGCAGTGGTTATCCCAATGGCCTGAAGGGGGAACAGATCCCTCTGTCAGGCCGCATCGTCGCCATTTGCGACGTTTACGATGCTTTGCGCATGCCGCGCCCCTACAAGGAGCCGTGGCCCATCGAAAAGGCTCAGGCCTACATCCGCGAACAAGCCGGCAAGCATTTCGATCCGCAACTGGTCGCCCTGGCCGAAAGCCTCTACGAGAAAATCGAAGCACTCCAGCACGGTCTCAGCGACTGCGTGCAAGGAGACTGA
- a CDS encoding ATP-binding protein, with translation MQNGSRVSLRTWIWRAFVQTALIPLILVEAVLISVYLFTNVSIRDAQISHLRETVLNDLQAAASQEAHLIESELGHIARLTSTYAALNQQTLNDRQPIAPATLATTASGVRYSPSDEGGAASFYSNATPLDKQDLYKVARLTRLDPLMRETVQQNPLVTSIYFNSWDSYNHIYPWFDTPAQYPHDMVIPDYNFYYLADTRHNPQRKVAWTDVYLDPAGQGWMLSAVAPVMHGDFLEGVAGLDITVGKLLEHIERLEVPWDGYAMIISKDMNIMALPPAGEDDFGLDELTEHSYDEAISSELFKPEDFNLRKRIDTSGLAQAIENRRSGVLSMPLNGRQHLIAWATIPATEWHLLTVVDEAMVFSQTNQLASHYRNIGYLLIGGLIVFYLVFFAFMWGRARELTERLRKPIGGIVAMLREIGEGNWQPRRPATTIDELEAIIDNVESMGQRLEHSATQLQRASQEAQEASRAKSQFISSMSHELRTPLNAIQGFAQLMRMQQRAQDQHDPDYLEEILLASRHLNQLVGDILDWSSLQSDLPRLEMARVDAVALLQECADLVAPEIEAQGLTLEVSLPAHALPVLADQRRLRQVLLNLLSNAIKYTPAGSVRLSCEAQGERVRLMVSDTGIGIASELQPLVFDPFQRLGQENGAIQGTGIGLSLCKEYAALMNGEMGLRSQPNAGSQFWIDLPRYTEPERPASAIQAQHSACVYHADLDSVNRAVVGQALAGIELLQFDDGNQVLAAVLKKRPDLLLLSVELHGLGGRDLLRTLRQNRALADLPVVLLSREDQLEELVGLGGSALLGVPIDPNELRQLVTDLTGWEKHHAV, from the coding sequence ATGCAAAACGGCTCTCGAGTCAGTCTTCGGACATGGATATGGCGCGCATTCGTACAAACTGCATTGATTCCGCTGATCCTGGTCGAGGCTGTCCTGATCAGCGTCTACCTGTTCACCAATGTGTCCATCCGTGACGCGCAGATATCACACCTGCGTGAGACCGTCCTCAATGACCTGCAGGCCGCAGCGAGCCAGGAGGCGCATCTGATCGAGAGCGAACTCGGTCATATCGCTCGCCTTACCAGCACCTACGCAGCCCTTAACCAGCAGACCCTCAACGACCGTCAGCCCATCGCCCCGGCAACCCTGGCGACGACAGCCAGCGGCGTGCGCTACAGCCCGAGCGATGAAGGTGGCGCGGCGTCCTTCTACTCCAATGCCACGCCACTGGACAAACAGGATCTGTACAAGGTGGCGCGCCTGACCCGTCTCGATCCGCTGATGCGCGAAACCGTGCAGCAGAACCCGCTGGTGACCAGCATCTATTTCAACAGCTGGGACAGCTACAACCACATCTACCCCTGGTTCGATACGCCCGCGCAGTATCCCCATGACATGGTGATACCGGACTACAACTTCTATTACCTGGCCGACACCAGGCACAACCCGCAGCGCAAGGTCGCCTGGACCGACGTCTACCTCGACCCCGCCGGTCAGGGCTGGATGCTGTCGGCCGTGGCACCGGTGATGCACGGCGACTTCCTCGAAGGCGTCGCGGGTCTGGACATCACCGTTGGCAAACTGCTCGAACATATCGAGCGCCTCGAGGTGCCCTGGGACGGCTATGCCATGATCATCAGCAAGGACATGAACATCATGGCGCTGCCACCGGCCGGCGAGGATGATTTCGGACTGGATGAACTGACCGAGCACTCCTACGACGAAGCCATCAGTTCGGAGCTGTTCAAGCCCGAAGACTTCAACCTGCGCAAACGCATTGACACCAGCGGCCTCGCCCAGGCCATCGAGAATCGCCGCAGCGGCGTACTGTCCATGCCGCTCAATGGCCGACAGCACCTGATCGCCTGGGCGACGATCCCGGCTACGGAGTGGCACCTGCTTACCGTGGTCGATGAAGCGATGGTGTTCAGCCAGACCAACCAACTGGCCAGCCACTACCGCAATATCGGCTACCTGCTGATCGGCGGCCTGATCGTGTTCTACCTGGTGTTCTTCGCCTTCATGTGGGGCCGCGCCCGTGAGTTGACCGAGCGGTTGCGCAAGCCTATCGGCGGCATCGTCGCCATGCTCCGCGAGATTGGCGAGGGCAACTGGCAGCCCCGGCGCCCGGCCACCACCATCGATGAGCTGGAGGCCATCATCGATAACGTCGAGTCCATGGGCCAGCGCCTGGAGCACAGCGCCACGCAGTTGCAGCGCGCCAGCCAGGAAGCCCAGGAAGCCAGCCGTGCCAAGAGCCAGTTCATTTCCAGCATGAGCCATGAGCTGCGCACGCCGCTCAACGCCATCCAGGGCTTCGCCCAGTTGATGCGTATGCAGCAACGCGCGCAAGACCAACACGACCCCGACTATCTGGAAGAGATTCTGCTCGCCAGCCGCCATCTCAATCAGTTGGTGGGAGACATTCTGGACTGGTCGAGTCTGCAGAGTGACCTGCCGCGCCTGGAAATGGCCAGGGTCGACGCCGTTGCCCTGCTGCAAGAGTGCGCCGACCTGGTCGCACCGGAAATCGAAGCCCAGGGTCTGACTCTGGAGGTTTCGCTACCCGCACACGCGCTGCCGGTACTGGCCGATCAGCGCCGCCTGCGCCAGGTGCTGCTCAACCTGCTGTCCAACGCCATCAAATATACCCCTGCAGGCAGCGTGCGCCTCAGTTGCGAGGCGCAGGGCGAACGCGTGCGCCTGATGGTCAGCGACACCGGCATTGGTATCGCCAGTGAGCTGCAGCCTCTTGTCTTCGACCCCTTCCAGCGCCTCGGCCAGGAAAATGGCGCCATCCAGGGCACCGGCATTGGCCTGTCGCTGTGCAAGGAATATGCAGCCTTGATGAATGGCGAAATGGGGCTGCGCAGCCAGCCCAATGCAGGCAGTCAGTTCTGGATCGACCTGCCCCGCTACACCGAACCCGAACGGCCCGCGTCCGCAATACAGGCACAGCATTCAGCCTGCGTGTATCACGCCGACCTCGACAGCGTGAATCGTGCAGTCGTCGGCCAAGCCCTGGCAGGTATCGAACTGCTGCAGTTCGATGATGGCAACCAGGTGTTGGCGGCCGTGCTGAAAAAACGGCCCGACCTGCTGCTGCTCAGCGTCGAACTGCACGGTCTCGGCGGCCGCGATTTGCTCCGCACCCTGCGTCAGAATCGAGCATTGGCAGACCTGCCGGTGGTACTGCTCAGTCGCGAGGATCAACTCGAGGAACTGGTAGGCCTGGGCGGGAGTGCCCTGCTGGGTGTGCCCATCGACCCCAATGAACTTCGTCAACTGGTCACAGACCTGACCGGTTGGGAGAAACACCATGCTGTCTAA
- a CDS encoding FKBP-type peptidyl-prolyl cis-trans isomerase gives MSEFNFSPDLSSDEGRVSYGIGRQLGGQLRDNPPPGVDLNAILAGLTDAFTGQASRVSEAELGASFKVIREIMQAEAAAKAEAAAGEGRAYLAENAKREGVTVLASGLQYEVLVAGEGAKPSAEDQVRTHYHGTLIDGTVFDSSYERGQPAEFPVGGVIPGWVEALQLMGTGSKWRLHVPSELAYGAQGVGSIPPHSVLVFDVELLDIL, from the coding sequence ATGTCCGAATTCAACTTCAGCCCCGACCTGTCCTCCGATGAAGGCCGCGTCAGTTACGGCATCGGTCGTCAACTCGGTGGTCAGCTGCGTGACAACCCGCCGCCCGGGGTCGATCTGAACGCCATTCTCGCCGGTCTGACCGACGCCTTCACCGGCCAGGCCAGCCGCGTTTCCGAGGCCGAGCTGGGCGCCAGCTTCAAGGTCATCCGCGAAATCATGCAGGCCGAAGCGGCCGCCAAGGCTGAAGCCGCTGCCGGCGAAGGTCGCGCCTATCTGGCCGAGAACGCCAAGCGTGAGGGCGTGACCGTACTGGCTTCCGGCCTGCAGTACGAAGTGCTGGTAGCCGGCGAGGGCGCCAAGCCGTCTGCCGAAGACCAGGTACGTACTCACTACCATGGCACCCTGATCGACGGCACCGTGTTCGACAGCTCCTACGAGCGTGGCCAGCCGGCTGAGTTTCCGGTCGGTGGCGTGATTCCGGGCTGGGTCGAGGCGCTGCAACTGATGGGCACCGGCAGCAAATGGCGCCTGCACGTGCCGAGCGAGCTGGCCTACGGCGCCCAGGGCGTCGGTAGCATCCCGCCGCACAGCGTGCTGGTGTTCGATGTCGAGCTGCTCGACATCCTGTAA
- a CDS encoding multidrug efflux RND transporter permease subunit codes for MAFTDPFIRRPVLATVVSLLIVLLGFQAFSKLTIRQYPQMENALITVTTAYPGANAETIQGYITQPLQQSLASAEGIDYMTSSSQQNLSTISIYARIGANSDRLFTELLAKANEVKNQLPQDAEDPVLSKEAADASALMYVSFYSDELSNPQITDYLSRVIQPKLATLPGMAEAQILGNQVFAMRLWLDPVKMAAYGVTAGDLNSAVRKYNFLSAAGEVKGQYVVTSINASTDLKSVEAFGAIPLKTVGDTRVLVRDIARVEMGAANYDSISSFDGIPSVYIAIKGTPSANPLDVIKEVRGALPELEAQLPPNLKVAIAYDATLFIQASIDEVVKTLAEAVLIVIVVVFLFLGAFRSVLIPVITIPLSMIGVLFFMQLMGYSINLLTLLAMVLAIGLVVDDAIVVVENIHRHIEEGKTPFDAAIEGAREIAVPVISMTITLAAVYAPIGFLEGLTGALFREFALTLAGAVIISGIVALTLSPMMCAKLLRHEENPSGLAHRLDMIFDRLKRRYQKMLHGTLNTRPVVVVFALIVMALIPVLLSFTQSELAPEEDQGIVFLFANAPQPTNLDYVNAYTNQFVEIFKTFPEYYSSFQINGFDGVQSGIGGFLLTPWNERERTQMEILPEVQAKLNHIPGLQIFGFNLPSLPGTGEGLPFQFVINTPNDYESLLQVAERVKARAQESGKFAFLNIDLAFDKPEIVVDIDREKAAQMGVSMEDLGTTLASLLGEGEINRFTIDGRSYKVIAQVERAYRENPSWLDNYYVRSESGSMVPLGTLISISDRARPTKLKQFQQLNSAIIEGVAIVSQGEAIDTITAIAREEAPSGYSFDYAGASRQYIQEGSALFVTFALALAIIFLVLAAQFESFRDPLVILVTVPLSICGALVPIFLGFSSMNIYTQVGLVTLIGLISKHGILIVEFANQLRREGMPLREAIEEAAAIRLRPVLMTTAAMVFGMVPLIFATGAGAVSRFDIGLVIATGMSVGTAFTLFVLPCVYSLLAKPDGEAQQAAESLPAH; via the coding sequence ATGGCTTTTACCGATCCCTTCATTCGCCGTCCGGTGCTGGCCACCGTGGTCAGTCTGCTGATCGTCCTGCTCGGGTTCCAGGCATTCAGCAAGCTGACCATCCGCCAGTACCCGCAGATGGAGAACGCCCTGATCACGGTGACCACCGCCTACCCCGGTGCCAATGCCGAAACCATTCAGGGCTACATCACCCAGCCGCTGCAGCAGAGCCTGGCCAGCGCCGAAGGCATCGACTACATGACCTCGTCGAGCCAGCAGAACCTGTCGACCATCTCCATCTACGCGCGCATCGGCGCCAACAGCGATCGTCTATTCACCGAGCTGCTGGCCAAGGCCAACGAGGTGAAGAACCAGCTGCCGCAGGACGCCGAAGACCCGGTGCTGTCCAAGGAGGCAGCCGACGCCTCGGCGCTGATGTACGTCAGCTTCTACAGCGACGAGCTGTCCAACCCGCAGATCACCGACTACCTGTCGCGCGTCATCCAGCCCAAGCTGGCCACCCTGCCCGGCATGGCCGAGGCGCAGATTCTCGGCAACCAGGTGTTCGCCATGCGCCTGTGGCTGGACCCGGTGAAGATGGCGGCCTACGGCGTCACCGCTGGCGACCTCAACAGCGCGGTGCGCAAGTACAACTTCCTCTCCGCCGCTGGCGAGGTGAAGGGCCAGTACGTGGTCACCAGCATCAACGCCAGCACCGACCTGAAATCGGTGGAGGCCTTCGGCGCGATTCCGCTGAAGACCGTCGGCGATACCCGCGTGCTGGTGCGTGACATCGCCCGTGTGGAAATGGGCGCGGCCAACTACGACTCGATCAGCTCCTTCGACGGCATTCCCTCGGTGTACATCGCCATCAAGGGCACACCCAGCGCCAACCCACTGGACGTGATCAAGGAAGTGCGCGGCGCCCTGCCGGAGCTGGAGGCGCAACTGCCGCCGAACCTCAAGGTGGCCATCGCCTACGACGCCACCCTGTTCATCCAGGCGTCCATCGACGAAGTGGTGAAGACCCTGGCCGAAGCCGTGCTGATCGTCATCGTCGTGGTCTTCCTGTTCCTCGGCGCCTTCCGCTCGGTGCTGATCCCGGTGATCACCATTCCGCTGTCGATGATCGGTGTGCTGTTCTTCATGCAGCTGATGGGCTACTCCATCAACCTGCTCACCCTGCTGGCGATGGTATTGGCCATCGGCCTGGTGGTGGACGACGCCATCGTCGTGGTGGAGAACATCCACCGCCATATCGAAGAGGGCAAGACCCCGTTCGATGCCGCCATCGAAGGCGCCCGCGAGATCGCCGTGCCGGTGATCTCGATGACCATCACCCTGGCCGCGGTCTATGCCCCCATCGGCTTCCTCGAAGGCCTGACCGGCGCCCTGTTCAGGGAGTTCGCCCTGACCCTGGCCGGAGCGGTGATCATCTCCGGCATCGTCGCCCTGACCCTATCGCCGATGATGTGCGCCAAACTGCTGCGCCACGAGGAAAACCCGTCGGGCCTGGCCCACCGCCTGGACATGATTTTCGACCGGCTCAAGCGGCGCTACCAGAAGATGCTGCATGGCACGCTCAACACCCGTCCGGTGGTGGTGGTGTTCGCCCTCATCGTCATGGCGCTGATCCCGGTGCTGCTCAGCTTCACCCAGAGCGAACTGGCGCCCGAGGAAGACCAGGGCATCGTGTTCCTCTTTGCCAACGCGCCGCAGCCGACCAACCTCGATTACGTCAACGCCTACACCAACCAGTTCGTGGAGATCTTCAAGACCTTCCCCGAATACTACTCGTCGTTCCAGATCAATGGCTTCGATGGGGTGCAGTCGGGCATCGGTGGCTTCCTGCTGACGCCCTGGAACGAGCGCGAACGCACGCAGATGGAAATCCTTCCCGAGGTGCAGGCCAAGCTCAACCACATCCCCGGCCTGCAGATCTTCGGCTTCAACCTGCCGTCGCTGCCGGGTACCGGCGAGGGCCTGCCGTTCCAGTTCGTGATCAACACGCCGAACGACTACGAATCACTGCTGCAGGTGGCCGAGCGGGTCAAGGCGCGCGCGCAGGAGTCGGGCAAGTTCGCCTTCCTCAATATCGACCTGGCCTTCGACAAGCCGGAAATCGTCGTCGACATCGACCGCGAGAAGGCGGCGCAGATGGGCGTGTCCATGGAAGACCTCGGCACCACCCTGGCCAGCCTGCTCGGCGAAGGCGAGATCAACCGTTTCACCATCGACGGGCGCAGCTACAAGGTGATCGCCCAGGTCGAGCGTGCCTATCGCGAGAACCCAAGCTGGCTGGACAATTACTATGTGCGCAGCGAAAGCGGCAGCATGGTGCCGCTGGGCACCCTGATCAGCATCAGCGACCGAGCGCGACCGACCAAGCTCAAGCAGTTCCAGCAGCTCAACTCGGCGATCATCGAAGGCGTGGCCATCGTCAGCCAGGGTGAGGCGATCGACACAATCACCGCCATCGCCCGCGAGGAAGCGCCCAGCGGCTACAGCTTCGACTACGCAGGCGCTTCGCGGCAGTACATCCAGGAAGGCAGTGCGCTGTTCGTCACCTTCGCCCTGGCCCTGGCGATCATCTTCCTGGTGCTGGCGGCGCAGTTCGAGAGTTTCCGCGACCCGCTGGTGATCCTGGTCACCGTGCCGCTGTCGATCTGCGGGGCGCTGGTGCCGATCTTCCTCGGCTTCTCGAGCATGAACATCTACACCCAGGTGGGCCTGGTGACGCTGATCGGCCTGATCAGCAAGCACGGCATCCTCATCGTCGAGTTCGCCAATCAGCTGCGGCGTGAAGGCATGCCATTGCGCGAAGCCATCGAAGAAGCGGCTGCCATCCGCCTGCGTCCGGTGCTGATGACCACCGCAGCGATGGTGTTCGGCATGGTGCCGCTGATCTTCGCCACCGGTGCAGGCGCGGTGAGCCGCTTCGACATTGGCCTGGTGATTGCCACCGGCATGAGCGTTGGCACGGCTTTCACCCTGTTCGTCCTGCCGTGCGTGTACAGCCTGCTGGCCAAACCCGATGGCGAAGCGCAGCAAGCGGCAGAGAGCCTGCCCGCGCACTGA